In a genomic window of Niallia taxi:
- a CDS encoding undecaprenyl-diphosphate phosphatase has translation MDIILIIKMIIIGLVQGFTEPIPVSSSGHVMIASQILGLGEQGFTFAILTNTASLLAILFIYRKDILRLAYNTIQYLKTKDNKYKNDFRFVCFIIIGTIPAGVLGVLLSDFIAANVSMTTIAIMLFVTGIALWLIRNRNGVKGEADITAKDAFLVGLGQAIALAPGISRSGATIISSIAVGIKQETALRFSFLLYIPVSLGGVILGFSDFIGEPNKAELALPYLSAFIATLIMSYLAMKWFMGIMKKGKLVYFTYYCFIVGILLLIFF, from the coding sequence ATGGATATTATCTTAATCATTAAAATGATCATTATCGGATTAGTACAAGGATTTACTGAGCCGATTCCTGTTTCCTCGAGCGGACATGTTATGATAGCCAGTCAAATTCTAGGTTTGGGAGAACAGGGCTTTACATTTGCGATATTAACGAATACTGCTTCCTTGCTTGCAATCCTTTTTATCTATCGAAAAGATATTCTAAGACTAGCATATAATACGATTCAGTACTTAAAGACAAAAGATAATAAATATAAAAACGATTTTCGGTTTGTTTGCTTTATCATTATTGGTACGATTCCAGCAGGTGTCCTAGGAGTGTTATTAAGTGATTTTATTGCTGCAAATGTAAGCATGACCACAATTGCTATCATGCTGTTTGTCACAGGAATTGCTTTGTGGCTCATTCGAAATAGGAATGGAGTCAAGGGAGAGGCAGATATTACAGCTAAAGATGCCTTTCTTGTGGGATTAGGGCAGGCAATTGCCTTAGCGCCAGGAATAAGCCGATCAGGTGCAACCATTATTTCAAGTATTGCGGTAGGTATAAAACAGGAAACAGCACTTCGATTTTCCTTTTTATTGTATATTCCCGTTAGTCTTGGCGGAGTTATCCTCGGATTCTCTGACTTTATTGGGGAACCAAATAAAGCGGAATTAGCCTTGCCTTACTTATCAGCATTTATTGCAACGCTAATAATGAGCTATCTTGCAATGAAATGGTTTATGGGAATTATGAAAAAAGGTAAGCTAGTATATTTTACATACTATTGTTTTATCGTCGGAATTTTATTATTAATTTTTTTCTGA
- a CDS encoding LCP family protein — translation MEKRNSIKRKRKGIRYFLSAVVLLMIVIVAFGVYQFRSGVLESTKDVNLKGHKDYDFLPAEPQLGEINILLIGSDSRGEEHARSDTLMVAHYNSTTNNIKLASIMRDTYVEVPEHGLQKINSAFAFGGPELVRKTLKENFDLDVNYYAIVDFTGFSKLVDIIAPDGVQVDIPYEMSYGIGTVLKPGNQVLHGQDLLGYVRFRHDRLSDFGRVARQQEVMSKLKEQAISAHTIYNLPKIIGLSTPYIDTNLDTPSLLSLSKGLIMNGSEGLESIRIPVQDSYENEVVNVGAVLKTDLDINKDAIKSFFN, via the coding sequence TTGGAAAAAAGAAATTCAATAAAAAGGAAACGCAAAGGAATACGGTATTTCCTATCTGCCGTAGTTTTGCTGATGATTGTTATTGTTGCGTTTGGCGTTTATCAATTTAGAAGCGGAGTATTAGAGTCCACTAAGGATGTAAATTTAAAAGGACATAAGGATTATGATTTTCTGCCTGCAGAACCTCAATTAGGAGAAATAAATATATTATTGATTGGCAGTGATTCAAGAGGAGAAGAACATGCGCGTTCTGATACTTTAATGGTTGCCCATTATAATTCTACTACTAACAATATAAAACTAGCATCCATTATGAGAGATACATATGTTGAAGTACCAGAGCATGGGCTTCAAAAAATTAACTCAGCTTTCGCATTTGGCGGTCCCGAATTAGTGAGAAAAACATTGAAGGAAAACTTCGATTTAGATGTTAATTACTATGCAATTGTTGATTTTACCGGTTTTTCTAAGTTAGTAGACATTATCGCTCCAGATGGGGTACAGGTCGATATTCCGTATGAAATGTCTTATGGAATTGGAACGGTTTTAAAACCAGGTAATCAAGTACTGCACGGTCAAGATTTGTTGGGATATGTCCGCTTTCGCCATGATAGATTAAGTGATTTTGGTCGAGTCGCAAGGCAGCAGGAAGTAATGTCAAAGCTGAAGGAACAAGCAATATCAGCTCATACTATTTATAACTTGCCAAAAATTATTGGACTCTCAACCCCTTATATCGATACAAACTTAGATACTCCATCATTATTGTCATTGAGCAAAGGGCTAATAATGAATGGATCAGAAGGATTGGAGAGTATAAGAATTCCTGTTCAAGATTCTTATGAAAATGAGGTAGTGAATGTAGGTGCTGTTTTAAAAACAGATTTAGACATAAATAAAGATGCTATTAAATCATTTTTTAATTAG
- a CDS encoding zinc metallopeptidase gives MFFVYFIIILIVPIWAQLRVKGTYKKYAKINSSSSLTGREAARKILDANGLFDVYIEETHGVLSDHYDPQAKVVRLSSENYHGHSLAAAAIAAHEVGHALQDQQAYSFLRIRHALVPVANIGSNFSWILIMIGMVAGLTNFLLLGIIFMAAAVLFQFVTLPVEFNASNRAMDEVVSLGIINNEEERRTKKVLNAAALTYVAAAAVAVLELIRLILIYTGMQRNED, from the coding sequence ATGTTTTTCGTTTATTTTATCATCATTTTGATTGTACCAATATGGGCACAATTGAGAGTGAAAGGAACCTACAAAAAGTATGCAAAAATAAACTCGTCTTCGAGCTTAACAGGAAGAGAAGCAGCTAGAAAAATATTGGACGCAAATGGATTATTCGATGTTTATATTGAAGAAACACATGGAGTTCTTTCTGACCATTATGATCCCCAAGCGAAAGTAGTCAGATTATCTAGTGAGAATTATCATGGGCATTCTTTAGCGGCTGCCGCAATTGCAGCACATGAGGTGGGGCATGCTCTCCAAGACCAACAGGCTTATTCCTTTTTACGAATAAGGCATGCATTAGTACCTGTTGCAAATATCGGGAGTAACTTTTCATGGATTTTAATCATGATAGGAATGGTTGCAGGATTAACGAACTTCTTATTATTAGGAATTATCTTTATGGCAGCAGCTGTTTTGTTTCAGTTTGTTACATTGCCTGTCGAATTCAATGCATCCAACCGAGCGATGGATGAGGTGGTTTCACTTGGAATCATTAATAATGAAGAAGAAAGACGAACAAAAAAAGTGTTGAACGCAGCAGCATTGACATATGTGGCAGCAGCTGCGGTTGCAGTGTTAGAGCTGATCCGGTTAATTCTTATTTATACTGGAATGCAAAGAAACGAAGATTAA